GTCGGCGAGGTGACCGATGCGATGCCGAAGTTCTACGAGCGCGCCAGGATTCGTCCGCTGACCGTCGAAGAGCTGACGTCGTCGCTGCACATTGCCATGGGGCTTGGAGTCGAATCCGCCCTCAAGACCGAACCGAGCAAGGATCTGTTGCAATACCTAGGCGAACCAACCGATGGCCAGGGGAGATTCCAAGGGAGCCTGTCGGAGCATTTGTTCCTGCACAACGGCGACGTTTTCCGCGGCCTGTGCCGGCCCAACAAAGGGAACTTGTCCGAGAAGCTGGTCACAGGCACCGAGGATTGGAATGAAAAGGTCGAGCGCATGTTCCTATCCGTCCTAAGCCGGCCAGCCACAAGCGAGGAGCGCGAGCGATTCGTCCAGTACCTGAGCGTGGAGGAGAAGGACCCGAAGCTGAAGGGGCAACGCATGGAAGACGCGCTGTGGGTGTTGGTTTCAGGTTCTGAGTTTCGGTTTAATCGATAGCATCACCAAGGGGAAGTCGATGATTACAAACTTTCAAGCGGGCATGTGTAACACGGGCCACCACCTGAACCGTCGTTCGCTGATGAAGGGGCTGCTCACCACGGCTGGTGGAATGGCCGTCGCGAACTGGGGCGCGCTGACCCATTCACAATCGATCGCCGCGGAGGCGAAGCGCTCCGGCAAACGCTGCATCATGCTCTACATGGGTGGCGGCGTGAGCCAAATCGATACCTTCGACATGAAGCCGGGGCGGCCGACCGGCGGTGAGTTCCGCCCAGTCCAGACCAAGGTGCCCGGCATTCACGTCTGCGAATTCCTGCCGAACATCGCCCGCCACGCCGACAAGCTCGGCATCATTCGCAGCATGCGGACGAAAACGCCCGATCACGGCCCCGGCGGCTATTACATGCACACGGGCTATCATCCGAACGAAAAATTTCCGCATCCTGAAGTCGGCGCGATGGTCGCCAAGTACTGCGAAAACCCGGAGAGTGATCTGCCAAGCTTCGTCAAGATCGGTAGCGGTAGCGGCGTGTACGGCGCCGGGTATCTTGGTCCGCAGTACGAACCGTTCGTGGTGGCGGAAGATGGCAAGGTTCCCTCCTTCGTCAACCCGAGCTTGTCGCCAGAGATTCAGGGCCGGCGCGGTGAGTTGCTGAGCTTTATGGAACAGCGCTTTGCCGAGCAGCGTCCCGGCGAACCGTTCGCCGCTCATCGCTCGGCGGAGCTACGCACGATTCGCCTGATGCGAGCCCGCCAGACGTTCGACGTCGGCGCCGAATGGGAGAAAGCCAAGGACCGCTACGGCGACAGCAAGTTCGGTCGCGGT
Above is a window of Anatilimnocola aggregata DNA encoding:
- a CDS encoding DUF1501 domain-containing protein; its protein translation is MITNFQAGMCNTGHHLNRRSLMKGLLTTAGGMAVANWGALTHSQSIAAEAKRSGKRCIMLYMGGGVSQIDTFDMKPGRPTGGEFRPVQTKVPGIHVCEFLPNIARHADKLGIIRSMRTKTPDHGPGGYYMHTGYHPNEKFPHPEVGAMVAKYCENPESDLPSFVKIGSGSGVYGAGYLGPQYEPFVVAEDGKVPSFVNPSLSPEIQGRRGELLSFMEQRFAEQRPGEPFAAHRSAELRTIRLMRARQTFDVGAEWEKAKDRYGDSKFGRGCFTAMKLVEAGVSFVEVGHDGHDTHMDNFPISKALYSTLDPAWGSLLEDLTQRGLLQDTLVVWTSEFGRTPAINVRAGRDHFGRAWTVVLAGGGIKGGQHYGSSDRDGFEVAENPVSEADYLATIYKTMGVDHRAQHFLGARPIWATPEGSKPIMELIG